Proteins from one Ipomoea triloba cultivar NCNSP0323 chromosome 1, ASM357664v1 genomic window:
- the LOC116030897 gene encoding beta-1,3-galactosyltransferase GALT1: MKKWYGGVLTTSLLMFILLGYYVMRNPFKEKYFTNTLYFNTTNPLEWISAMAPPAANSPKNTSQVISADALVADLFYQRNLSTAEQQSLLTWNQLKNLISQDQVLPNALEAVKEAGAAWNNLMSSVEMEKLYANDSSYKRGKEKQCPHFLRKTNVTELAGKEFKLRFPCGLTQGSSITFIGIPKGLLGNFRIDLTGEPLPGEPDPPIILHYNVRLHGDKVTEDPVIVQNTWTVAHDWGEEERCPSPAPEKNNKVDDLDQCNEMVGKIMSDKHINVSTTSSMVQDGSKHKKYFPFKQGQLSVATLRVGSEGIQMTVDGRHITSFAFRETLEPWLVSEERISGDIDLISVVASGLPTSEDIDHMIDLESLKAAPLSPKKHLDLFIGVFSTTNNFKRRMAVRRTWMQYDAVRSGQVAVRFFVGMHKNQMVNEELWNEARTYGDIQLVPFVDYYSLITWKTIAICMFGTEIVQAKFVMKTDDDAFVRVDEVLASLQRIGVTRGLLYGLINSDSHPHRNSDSKWYISVEEWPDDAYPPWAHGPGYVVSSDIAKAISKRHKKGDLKMFKLEDVAMGIWIAELKKKGLDVRYENEERIFNEGCKDGYIVAHYQDPREMLCLWQKLQEKKRPLCCGD, from the exons atgaagaaatggtaTGGTGGTGTATTAACTACATCCTTGTTGATGTTCATACTTCTTGGGTATTATGTAATGAGAAACCCCTTCAAGGAAAAATACTTCACCAACACTCTATATTTTAATACGACAAATCCTCTAGAGTGGATCAGTGCTATGGCTCCACCTGCTGCTAACAGTCCAAAAAATACTTCTCAAGTGATCTCTGCTGATGCATTAGTCGCTGATCTTTTTTATCAGAGAAATCTTTCAACTGCAGAGCAACAATCTTTGCTTACATGGAACCAATTGAAAAACTTAATTAGTCAGGATCAAGTCTTACCTAATGCTTTGGAGGCTGTTAAGGAAGCTGGTGCTGCATGGAATAACCTTATGAGCTCAGTGGAAATGGAAAAACTTTATGCAAATGACAGTTCATATAAGAGAGGAAAGGAGAAACAGTGTCCTCATTTTCTACGCAAAACAAATGTCACAGAACTTGCTGGTAAGGAATTTAAGTTACGGTTTCCTTGTGGCCTCACTCAGGGTTCTTCAATCACATTTATTGGCATTCCAAAGGGTCTTCTTGGTAATTTTCGAATAGATTTAACCGGTGAACCACTTCCGGGTGAACCAGATCCTCCTATAATTTTGCATTACAATGTTAGGCTGCACGGCGATAAAGTAACTGAGGATCCTGTAATTGTTCAAAATACCTGGACCGTAGCACATGATTGGGGTGAAGAGGAGCGCTGTCCATCTCCTGCtcctgaaaaaaataataaag TGGATGACTTGGATCAATGCAATGAGATGGTCGGTAAAATCATGTCTGACAAGCATATCAATGTATCTACAACATCTTCAATGGTTCAGGATGGatctaaacataaaaaatattttcctttcaagCAAGGGCAGCTCTCTGTTGCAACACTGAGAGTGGGCTCTGAAGGAATACAAATGACAGTTGATGGTAGACACATAACGTCATTTGCTTTTCGTGAA ACTCTGGAGCCGTGGCTTGTTAGTGAAGAGAGGATTTCAGGAGATATTGATTTAATATCTGTTGTTGCAAGTGGGTTACCCACGTCTGAAGATATTGATCATATGATTGACTTAGAATCTCTAAAGGCAGCTCCACTTTCTCCAAAAAAACATCTGGATCTCTTTATTGGTGTGTTTTCTACTACAAATAATTTTAAACGGAGAATGGCAGTTCGAAGAACGTGGATGCAGTATGATGCAGTGCGGTCTGGACAAGTAGCAGTTCGTTTTTTTGTTGGAATG CATAAAAACCAGATGGTGAATGAGGAACTCTGGAATGAGGCTAGGACATATGGAGACATTCAGTTGGTGCCATTTGTTGACTACTACAGTCTAATCACATGGAAGACCATTGCCATATGCATGTTTGGG ACGGAGATTGTTCAAGCAAAATTTGTCATGAAGACAGATGATGATGCTTTTGTTCGTGTTGATGAAGTGCTGGCTTCCTTACAAAGGATTGGTGTGACTCGTGGGTTGCTTTATGGCCTTATCAACTCAGACTCCCATCCTCATCGGAATTCTGATAGCAAGTGGTACATTAGTGTTGAG GAATGGCCTGATGATGCTTACCCTCCTTGGGCACACGGACCTGGTTATGTTGTGTCAAGCGATATAGCAAAAGCCATCAGCAAGAGGCACAAAAAAGGCGATCTGAAG ATGTTTAAGCTGGAAGATGTTGCTATGGGCATCTGGATTGCAGAACTGAAGAAGAAAGGTCTGGATGTTAGATATGAAAATGAAGAGAGGATTTTTAATGAAGGGTGCAAGGATGGTTATATTGTTGCCCACTACCAAGATCCTAGAGAGATGTTGTGCTTATGGCAGAAGCTACAAGAGAAAAAAAGACCTTTATGCTGTGGCGATTAA
- the LOC115996570 gene encoding E3 ubiquitin-protein ligase MPSR1-like, translated as MASETDSPVSNPPRISRNMEDFSDFPPFILGFTNAELGDRFLLLNPLTGGVFVVESSTGTARSSSSSLDSLLAGVLGKDGQPPASKASIEALRSVEIGEEEEGECAICLEEWGLGETAKEMPCRHRFHKECIEKWLGIHGSCPVCRHKMPEEDDDDEAKQKSESSRWRRDGIWFGFTVDGIRQFFEHETEA; from the coding sequence ATGGCCTCCGAAACAGATTCCCCTGTTTCTAATCCCCCAAGAATTTCAAGAAACATGGAAGATTTCTCCGATTTCCCACCCTTCATCCTGGGATTCACAAACGCTGAGTTAGGTGATCGGTTCCTCCTCCTAAACCCATTGACCGGAGGCGTGTTCGTAGTAGAATCTAGCACTGGCACTGCCAGATCGTCTTCCTCGAGCTTGGATTCTCTACTGGCGGGCGTACTTGGTAAAGATGGTCAGCCGCCGGCTTCGAAAGCTTCCATTGAGGCTCTGCGGAGCGTGGAGATtggcgaagaagaagaaggtgagTGCGCGATTTGCTTGGAGGAGTGGGGGCTTGGTGAGACGGCGAAGGAGATGCCGTGCCGGCATAGATTTCACAAGGAGTGTATAGAGAAGTGGTTAGGGATTCATGGGTCTTGCCCTGTTTGTAGACATAAAATGCCtgaagaggatgatgatgatgaggcgAAGCAGAAGAGTGAGAGTAGTAGGTGGAGAAGGGACGGGATTTGGTTCGGTTTTACTGTTGATGGTATACGTCAATTTTTTGAACATGAAACTGAAGCTTAG
- the LOC116016521 gene encoding myb family transcription factor PHL8-like, producing the protein MALQDLQNKDTNLVLSSDPKPRLKWTPELHQRFIDAVTQLGGSEKATPKSLMRLMNIHGLTLYHLKSHLQKFRLAKSQELQSYHDDKDEDYKQSQSQESQMHSESSDGAQNQMNESMQISQALQMQMEVQRKLHEQIKVQKHLQLRIEAQGKYLQSVLKKAQETLARYGPSDHAELAKSELSQLVSMVDTGCPSSSLSVLTEIGGSISNCTEQLRTGIGCSLDSSLTSSESSGRKEDTQERHENKENDERKENSVELSLMEMHPGQQNGSKDDLSGRKRSRSIISFDNCVEKPSDKRFQASINDEKLKKFGFLENIDLNSECVDDFDT; encoded by the exons ATGGCTCTTCAGGATCTGCAAAATAAGGACACCAACCTGGTTTTATCCAGCGATCCAAAGCCGAGACTGAAATGGACTCCGGAGCTTCACCAACGCTTCATTGATGCAGTCACTCAGCTTGGAGGCTCCGAGA AGGCAACCCCGAAATCATTGATGAGACTGATGAACATTCACGGGCTTACTCTATACCATCTCAAGAGCCATTTGCAG AAATTTCGATTAGCGAAAAGCCAAGAATTGCAGTCCTACCATGATGACAAAGATGAAG ATTACAAACAGTCTCAGAGTCAAGAAAGCCAGATGCATTCAGAAAGCTCTGATGGAGCTCAAAATCAGATGAACGA AAGCATGCAGATATCTCAAGCATTGCAGATGCAAATGGAAGTGCAGAGGAAACTACATGAACAAATTAAG GTGCAGAAACATCTCCAGCTGAGAATCGAAGCTCAAGGAAAGTATCTCCAGTCTGTTTTGAAGAAAGCGCAGGAAACACTTGCAAGATACGGTCCTTCAGATCATGCAGAACTTGCAAAATCCGAACTCTCCCAACTAGTATCAATGGTAGATACGGGGTGCCCTAGCTCTTCATTGTCAGTATTGACAGAAATCGGAGGATCAATTTCAAACTGCACAGAACAACTGAGAACCGGCATTGGATGTTCACTTGACAGCTCCCTCACATCATCTGAAAGCTCGGGAAGGAAGGAAGATACTCAAGAAAGGCatgaaaacaaagaaaacgACGAGAGGAAAGAGAATTCTGTTGAACTTTCACTAATGGAAATGCATCCAGGCCAGCAAAACGGATCGAAAGATGACCTTAGTGGAAGGAAAAGAAGCCGAAGTATAATTTCCTTtgacaattgtgttgaaaaacCATCTGATAAAAGATTCCAGGCCAGTATTAATGATGAAAAGTTGAAAAAGTTTGGATTCTTGGAAAATATCGATTTGAATAGCGAGTGTGTTGATGACTTTGATACTTAA